From Paenibacillus sp. V4I7, one genomic window encodes:
- a CDS encoding multidrug effflux MFS transporter, with translation MDDKLKNHSLRLALILAAFSALGPFTVDMYLASLPQIMDFFGSNASMIQASLTASLLGLGLGQMVMGPLSDRYGRRTPLLISMVLYIVSSFGCALVPNIESFIVLRFVQGVAASAGLVISRAIARDRYNGVELTKFISLLTMISNVAPLLSPNAGSAVTSFSSWVGVFVFLGLLGILLTGITTWGLEESLPVQHRVQGNFKELMRNYTRLFHDRTFMGYALVNGILFAGVFAFVAGTPFIYQNIFGVSPGIFSLLFAMNGLAIMIGAQIVKGVVGQLTERSIFRIGLSLSFISTSAILITVLSHGSLLAEFVSTFLFAISIGIIGPVSITLAMEAHGEMAGSASAVLGTFQFALGAVTSPLVGIAGEYSAIPFGIVIFTTSVLAIVSYIVLIRKAETVGVVNNTKKNS, from the coding sequence ATGGACGATAAACTTAAAAATCATTCGCTCCGATTGGCTTTAATACTGGCCGCATTTTCAGCATTGGGACCATTTACAGTCGATATGTATCTTGCGTCGCTTCCGCAAATCATGGATTTTTTCGGAAGTAACGCATCCATGATTCAAGCGAGTTTAACAGCCAGCCTACTTGGTTTAGGCTTAGGCCAGATGGTCATGGGACCTTTAAGTGATAGGTATGGAAGACGTACCCCATTGCTGATCTCCATGGTTCTTTATATTGTTTCATCGTTTGGTTGTGCTTTAGTACCCAATATTGAATCTTTCATCGTTTTACGCTTCGTCCAAGGGGTGGCAGCTTCGGCCGGACTTGTGATTTCTCGTGCGATTGCTCGGGACAGATATAATGGGGTCGAATTGACGAAGTTTATCTCTCTGCTCACGATGATCAGCAATGTCGCTCCATTATTATCCCCAAATGCCGGAAGCGCCGTCACATCTTTCAGTTCATGGGTTGGTGTGTTTGTTTTTTTGGGGCTTCTAGGAATACTATTAACAGGGATCACAACATGGGGGTTAGAGGAAAGCTTACCTGTACAGCATCGTGTCCAGGGAAACTTCAAGGAATTAATGAGGAACTATACTCGTCTGTTTCACGATCGAACATTTATGGGATATGCGCTTGTTAATGGTATTTTGTTCGCCGGTGTATTTGCCTTTGTTGCCGGCACTCCGTTTATTTATCAGAACATTTTTGGTGTGTCGCCGGGAATATTTTCGCTCCTGTTTGCTATGAACGGTCTTGCTATTATGATTGGAGCGCAAATTGTCAAAGGTGTGGTTGGCCAGCTAACGGAGCGCAGTATATTTCGTATCGGGTTATCGCTGTCCTTTATTTCTACTTCCGCAATCCTGATTACAGTTCTCTCTCATGGATCTTTACTAGCAGAATTTGTTTCAACCTTTTTATTTGCTATATCCATTGGGATTATTGGACCGGTTTCTATTACCTTAGCGATGGAAGCGCATGGAGAAATGGCGGGGAGTGCGTCTGCCGTGCTAGGCACCTTTCAATTCGCACTAGGAGCAGTTACTTCCCCACTTGTGGGAATCGCAGGTGAGTATTCAGCCATCCCTTTTGGGATTGTTATATTTACAACCAGTGTACTGGCCATCGTTTCCTATATCGTCCTCATTAGGAAGGCGGAGACTGTAGGCGTTGTAAACAATACGAAAAAAAATTCATAA
- a CDS encoding cupin domain-containing protein codes for MEIRKVGSQPSGKGPSEYFTGTVRIDPLFEAAAPARVAGASVTFEPGARTAWHTHPLGQTLIVTAGKGWAQRWGGQIEEISPGDVIWFPPGEKHWHGASPTTAMTHIAIQERLNGKAVEWMEKVSDDQYQS; via the coding sequence ATGGAAATCAGAAAGGTCGGGTCCCAACCTTCGGGCAAAGGACCATCTGAATATTTCACTGGTACGGTTCGCATTGATCCACTGTTTGAAGCTGCAGCTCCTGCTCGTGTAGCAGGAGCAAGCGTTACGTTCGAGCCGGGTGCGCGGACAGCATGGCATACGCATCCACTGGGTCAGACGTTAATCGTAACAGCAGGTAAAGGATGGGCTCAGCGCTGGGGAGGTCAAATTGAGGAAATAAGTCCTGGTGACGTGATTTGGTTCCCGCCTGGCGAGAAACACTGGCATGGAGCTTCGCCAACCACAGCTATGACGCATATAGCGATTCAAGAGCGTCTGAACGGAAAGGCTGTTGAATGGATGGAAAAAGTCAGTGATGATCAATACCAGTCCTAA
- a CDS encoding SDR family oxidoreductase, which produces MSHNKQVALVTGANRGIGFELVKQLALNGFGVILASRDLEKGNEAAQSLKQSGLDVSFVQMDVDDQDSIRQASQTVNETFGRLDVLINNAGVYLDENELFMTMDPSILEKTMSTNFFGVYHVIRTFIPLMEKRSYGRIINISSEYGMMNEMSQRGVSAYKLSKLALNALTRLAAAEIQGDIKINAVCPGWVSSDMGGPAAPRTPKQAAESILWLATIGPGGPQGGFFRDGKAIDW; this is translated from the coding sequence ATGTCGCACAATAAACAAGTAGCCCTTGTCACAGGCGCGAATCGGGGAATTGGATTTGAGCTTGTCAAACAATTAGCCTTGAATGGTTTTGGGGTTATTTTAGCGAGTCGTGATCTAGAAAAAGGCAATGAAGCAGCCCAAAGTCTTAAGCAGTCAGGTTTGGACGTTTCTTTTGTACAAATGGATGTCGATGATCAAGACAGCATCCGCCAAGCCTCGCAGACCGTGAATGAAACATTTGGAAGATTGGACGTTTTGATTAATAATGCCGGCGTGTATCTGGATGAGAATGAACTGTTTATGACGATGGATCCTTCCATTCTGGAGAAAACGATGTCAACGAATTTCTTCGGTGTCTATCATGTCATCCGTACCTTTATACCGCTAATGGAAAAGAGGAGCTATGGGAGAATCATTAATATATCATCGGAGTATGGAATGATGAACGAAATGTCGCAGCGAGGAGTTAGTGCATACAAATTGTCAAAGCTTGCCCTTAATGCATTGACGCGATTGGCAGCTGCAGAAATCCAAGGCGATATTAAAATCAATGCCGTCTGTCCGGGATGGGTGAGTTCTGATATGGGTGGTCCAGCTGCTCCTAGAACACCTAAGCAAGCAGCGGAGTCGATCCTTTGGTTAGCAACGATTGGGCCCGGTGGACCGCAAGGAGGCTTCTTCAGAGATGGAAAAGCAATCGACTGGTAA
- a CDS encoding cyclophilin-like fold protein: MKKSLLLAFVTAISLAACGGKEESKFKRDDNVKNNSSTNPTDMITETKNQATQSSTSLTTDKLESKDVRVKLIFDNEEFIVKMYDNPTSRDFLTRLPLTLIFKEFGGFEKLSILDKELSTENAPSGSVPEVGDFGYYAPWKDVNMYYKEWNYSSGLVKLGKIESGIEEEFTKKLQDMNGDFAVTIQQMN; the protein is encoded by the coding sequence ATGAAAAAATCTTTACTTCTCGCTTTTGTGACGGCCATCTCCCTTGCTGCTTGTGGCGGTAAAGAAGAGTCTAAATTCAAAAGAGATGATAATGTGAAAAATAACAGTAGCACTAATCCAACGGATATGATTACAGAAACGAAGAACCAGGCTACCCAATCATCTACTTCATTGACCACAGATAAGCTTGAATCGAAAGATGTGAGGGTCAAATTGATTTTTGATAATGAAGAATTCATTGTAAAGATGTATGATAATCCGACAAGCCGGGATTTTTTGACAAGGCTCCCGTTGACACTCATATTTAAGGAGTTTGGCGGCTTCGAAAAATTGAGTATTTTGGATAAAGAATTGTCTACGGAAAATGCACCGTCAGGAAGTGTTCCGGAAGTTGGGGATTTCGGTTATTACGCTCCGTGGAAAGATGTGAACATGTATTATAAAGAGTGGAACTATTCGAGCGGACTTGTCAAACTAGGAAAGATCGAATCGGGGATCGAAGAAGAGTTTACTAAAAAGCTTCAAGATATGAATGGTGATTTCGCGGTAACTATTCAGCAAATGAACTAA
- a CDS encoding aldo/keto reductase: MFNETYKLSNGATIPKLGLGTWLLDDEQAEQAVRDAVSIGYRHIDTAQAYRNEAGVGKGIRSCGVAREELFITTKVAAEAKNYDAVTQSIDESLAKMGLDYIDLLIIHSPQPWNEFREENRYFKENKEVWRAMEDAYKTGKVKAIGLSNFLQDDVENILASCEIKPGVNQILAHVSNTPLELIEFCQKNDIIVEAYSPIAHGAILDHTEIKAIADKYGVSVAQLSLRYDIQLGLVVIPKTANPEHMRINAELDFVISDADMETLKNIEVIQNYGEHSFFPVFGGKIK, translated from the coding sequence ATGTTTAACGAAACTTACAAATTATCAAATGGTGCAACAATTCCAAAATTAGGGCTAGGTACCTGGCTGCTTGACGATGAACAGGCTGAACAGGCAGTACGTGATGCTGTATCCATCGGCTATCGCCATATTGATACTGCTCAGGCTTATAGGAATGAAGCCGGTGTAGGCAAGGGAATCCGTTCCTGCGGTGTCGCAAGAGAAGAACTTTTCATTACGACAAAGGTTGCTGCAGAAGCAAAGAACTATGATGCAGTTACGCAATCCATTGATGAGTCTTTAGCAAAAATGGGGCTAGACTACATTGACCTTCTAATTATTCACAGCCCACAGCCTTGGAATGAGTTCCGTGAGGAGAACCGTTATTTCAAGGAAAACAAAGAGGTATGGAGAGCCATGGAGGATGCATATAAGACAGGCAAAGTAAAGGCAATCGGTCTTTCTAACTTCCTTCAGGACGATGTAGAGAATATTCTTGCAAGCTGTGAGATTAAGCCTGGGGTCAATCAGATCTTGGCTCATGTGAGCAATACGCCATTGGAGTTAATTGAATTCTGCCAGAAGAATGACATCATAGTCGAGGCATATTCACCAATTGCACACGGTGCAATCCTTGATCACACAGAGATTAAGGCAATAGCTGATAAGTATGGCGTATCTGTAGCTCAGCTTAGCCTACGGTATGATATCCAGCTTGGTCTTGTAGTAATTCCGAAGACAGCAAATCCAGAACACATGAGAATCAATGCAGAGCTTGATTTTGTTATCAGCGATGCAGATATGGAGACTTTGAAGAATATTGAGGTCATCCAAAATTATGGTGAGCATAGCTTCTTCCCGGTTTTTGGGGGAAAAATAAAGTAA
- a CDS encoding aldo/keto reductase: MEYVKLGNTGLDVSRICLGCMGFGEAGRWIHQWVLDEENSRLIIKKALELGINFFDTANVYSDGTSEEILGRALNDFANRDELVIATKVHGRMHEGPNGAGLSRKAIMSEVDKSLKRLGTDYIDLYQIHRWDYHTPIEETMGALHDVVNAGKVRYIGASAMYAWQFLKALHVAENNGWTRFISMQNHLNLIYREEEREMLPLCKAEKIGVIPYSPLAGGRLTRSSKESTHRSETDQIAKQKYDATFDADQLIVNQIAAIAEKRSVSRVEIALAWLLQKEPVTAPIIGATKISHLENAVAALSTKLTTEEVAMLEAPYVPHPVVGPQ; the protein is encoded by the coding sequence ATGGAGTATGTGAAGCTTGGAAATACCGGCTTGGATGTATCGAGGATTTGCCTAGGCTGTATGGGGTTTGGCGAGGCTGGCAGGTGGATTCATCAGTGGGTGCTAGATGAAGAGAACAGTCGTCTAATAATAAAAAAAGCTCTTGAGCTTGGGATCAACTTTTTTGATACTGCGAATGTATACTCCGACGGAACAAGCGAGGAGATTTTAGGACGGGCGCTGAATGATTTTGCCAATCGGGATGAACTCGTCATCGCAACAAAAGTACACGGCCGTATGCATGAAGGTCCTAATGGTGCCGGTTTATCCCGAAAGGCAATAATGAGTGAAGTTGACAAAAGCTTAAAACGTCTGGGAACCGATTATATTGATCTGTATCAGATTCATCGCTGGGATTACCATACGCCGATCGAAGAGACGATGGGGGCTCTACATGATGTGGTGAATGCTGGAAAGGTACGTTATATCGGTGCTTCGGCTATGTATGCATGGCAGTTTTTGAAAGCCTTACATGTAGCCGAGAACAATGGATGGACCCGGTTTATTTCGATGCAAAATCATTTAAACCTTATCTATCGTGAAGAGGAGAGAGAGATGCTTCCGCTTTGCAAAGCTGAGAAAATTGGTGTAATACCATATAGTCCGCTTGCTGGAGGAAGATTGACAAGAAGTTCAAAGGAATCAACACATCGCTCCGAAACAGATCAAATTGCAAAACAAAAATACGATGCTACATTTGATGCCGATCAATTGATTGTGAATCAGATCGCTGCAATTGCGGAAAAACGTTCAGTTTCCCGCGTTGAGATCGCGCTTGCCTGGTTGCTACAAAAAGAACCAGTAACTGCGCCTATAATCGGTGCAACAAAAATATCTCATCTCGAAAATGCGGTAGCTGCTCTTTCCACTAAATTAACCACAGAAGAAGTTGCTATGCTGGAGGCGCCGTATGTTCCTCATCCGGTAGTTGGACCACAGTAG
- a CDS encoding stalk domain-containing protein → MNGSTFVPIRLVSEALGAEVKWDASNKTVVITAN, encoded by the coding sequence ATCAACGGAAGTACGTTTGTCCCTATTAGACTTGTCAGTGAAGCATTAGGCGCTGAAGTCAAATGGGATGCCTCAAACAAAACAGTCGTAATTACAGCCAATTAA
- a CDS encoding response regulator — protein MLKVLVAEDEPWIRAAIVEAVESIGHDIKVVGDVTNGVEAWHVIQQLWPTVLITDIMMPEMDGLELVRNISENKIPMAVIIISGYENFQYAQRAIGYGVNKYLLKPVNRDELREAVLDAMGKLTEIEKMNHYLIRIQTYFDTINDLDPKEGIKNIYKLIDDIKIIKHLNYGAYLSLLRIIESKICSLLASIEAEHMTKSQFNGVPDQEIRTHLGKLVEAWFLHPERNKKEFKQIIKSACDFIRDHYQDDITLTQMAEYTDLSISHFGSLFKRYTGESLINYINQVRVEKAKELLRNSKDKIYAIAEEVGFSSQTYFIRVFKNMVGMSPNEYRKNLGI, from the coding sequence ATGTTAAAAGTACTAGTGGCAGAGGACGAACCATGGATCAGAGCGGCTATTGTCGAAGCGGTAGAAAGTATAGGACATGACATTAAAGTAGTAGGGGATGTTACGAACGGCGTTGAAGCTTGGCACGTGATTCAGCAACTGTGGCCAACTGTATTAATAACGGATATTATGATGCCGGAAATGGATGGACTGGAATTGGTTCGAAATATTTCGGAGAACAAAATCCCGATGGCCGTTATTATCATTAGTGGTTATGAAAATTTCCAATATGCGCAAAGAGCAATCGGTTACGGTGTGAATAAGTACCTGCTTAAGCCTGTCAATCGGGATGAATTGCGGGAAGCTGTGTTGGATGCGATGGGGAAATTAACGGAAATTGAGAAAATGAATCATTATTTGATTCGTATCCAAACCTATTTCGATACTATCAATGATTTGGATCCTAAGGAGGGTATAAAAAATATATACAAACTTATTGATGACATAAAAATCATCAAACATTTGAACTATGGCGCTTACTTAAGCTTGCTTCGTATTATTGAGTCCAAAATCTGCTCTTTGCTGGCCAGCATTGAAGCGGAGCATATGACAAAGTCTCAATTCAACGGGGTTCCCGATCAAGAAATTCGAACGCATCTGGGCAAATTGGTGGAAGCCTGGTTTCTTCATCCGGAACGTAATAAAAAGGAATTCAAACAAATCATTAAATCCGCATGCGATTTTATTCGTGACCATTATCAGGATGACATCACACTGACGCAAATGGCGGAGTATACAGATTTAAGCATCTCTCATTTCGGCTCCCTCTTCAAAAGATATACCGGGGAGTCGCTGATAAATTATATCAACCAAGTGCGAGTGGAGAAAGCGAAGGAGCTTCTTCGAAACTCTAAAGATAAAATATACGCAATTGCCGAAGAAGTTGGATTCTCGAGCCAAACCTATTTTATACGAGTTTTTAAAAATATGGTGGGGATGTCCCCCAATGAATATCGGAAGAATTTGGGGATATGA
- a CDS encoding sensor histidine kinase → MNYVSHYYYSRSTQQDFYNIAETTTESLNHQLEIYFQQIAKSTYAMNAGVLRYSSLLLQQGDSSLIQDWLRDGSSVGAEKQAMIKEILNKYIAINYSEIENIYLMSKDRSVLQSSGTTTDTELARQPWYQMPLNTDLEIFPTMYREGGNIPLIEAAIPIFDVNNTKISGRLVLQMRLTEIKNMIGNMRIGKTGYIFMVSSDGRIVYHPNSTMLSSPIEDTELSWLTLSEPNSLQEWRGEEYLVSYSISNLTGWKTIALVPLKEMATGLVIAQVSAVVVMALLILLIIIAVPIAANRITRPMMQLKKAMEKMQTGDLSVRAPVTPGRDEIQLLSVSFNRMAERLNELVNTVYSMELKEVQMQLLQKEATIQALQNQINPHLLYNTLDIIKSIAFLNGVPKIEKMAGNLASLYRFTARLEQKEISLEEELEQLKKYLEIIHIRFTKHFESKVYVDEKYLHARIIKLSLQPIVENAVKYAVEPRNGKAAVLVSAYPDGNDLIIEIADNGVGMDETILRNLKERLASITNQTDQRMKSYESLGLTNVHHRLVLYYGKGYGIDIHSFPKQGTVVSVRIPFHKSYNIS, encoded by the coding sequence ATGAATTACGTCTCTCATTATTATTACAGTCGCTCGACCCAGCAGGATTTTTACAACATCGCAGAAACCACGACCGAAAGTCTTAATCATCAATTGGAAATCTATTTTCAGCAGATCGCTAAATCCACGTACGCCATGAATGCAGGGGTATTACGCTATTCAAGTCTACTCCTACAGCAAGGGGACTCGAGCCTAATTCAGGATTGGCTTCGAGACGGGTCCTCGGTGGGGGCGGAAAAGCAAGCTATGATTAAAGAGATCCTCAATAAGTATATTGCGATTAATTATTCGGAGATCGAGAACATTTATTTAATGTCAAAGGATCGAAGCGTTTTGCAGTCGTCAGGTACGACAACCGATACCGAATTGGCAAGACAACCGTGGTATCAGATGCCTCTCAACACCGATTTGGAAATATTCCCCACCATGTACAGGGAAGGTGGCAATATTCCTCTTATTGAAGCTGCCATTCCGATTTTTGACGTGAATAATACAAAGATATCGGGCCGCCTTGTGCTGCAAATGAGATTGACAGAGATCAAGAATATGATCGGGAACATGCGCATCGGCAAAACCGGTTATATCTTTATGGTGTCTTCAGATGGAAGAATCGTCTATCACCCTAACTCTACTATGCTCTCATCTCCTATTGAAGACACGGAGCTTTCCTGGCTTACGCTAAGTGAGCCAAACTCACTACAGGAATGGCGGGGGGAAGAATATCTTGTTTCCTACAGCATTTCAAACCTGACTGGATGGAAGACGATCGCATTAGTGCCGCTGAAGGAGATGGCGACAGGCCTGGTAATAGCTCAAGTTTCCGCCGTCGTCGTCATGGCGCTGCTCATTCTGCTTATTATCATAGCTGTTCCGATTGCAGCTAATCGGATTACGCGTCCAATGATGCAGCTGAAGAAAGCGATGGAAAAGATGCAGACCGGTGATTTATCCGTCCGAGCGCCTGTTACGCCAGGGCGTGACGAAATACAACTGCTGAGTGTAAGTTTTAATCGTATGGCGGAGAGGCTGAACGAGCTCGTCAATACGGTGTACAGTATGGAGCTCAAAGAGGTCCAGATGCAGCTGCTTCAGAAAGAGGCGACGATCCAAGCGCTTCAAAATCAAATCAACCCTCACCTCTTGTACAACACCTTGGATATCATCAAGAGTATCGCTTTCCTGAATGGGGTTCCTAAGATAGAGAAAATGGCAGGGAATTTAGCATCCTTATATCGATTTACCGCAAGGCTGGAGCAGAAGGAGATTAGTCTTGAGGAGGAGCTGGAGCAGCTTAAGAAATACCTGGAGATTATCCATATACGTTTTACCAAGCATTTCGAAAGCAAAGTTTATGTGGATGAGAAATATTTGCACGCACGTATTATCAAGCTGTCTTTACAGCCCATTGTCGAGAATGCCGTGAAATATGCAGTTGAACCCCGTAACGGGAAGGCCGCTGTGCTGGTCAGTGCTTATCCGGACGGGAATGACCTGATTATAGAGATTGCGGACAACGGTGTAGGTATGGATGAAACCATTTTACGCAACCTGAAAGAACGGCTGGCATCCATTACGAATCAGACAGATCAGAGAATGAAATCGTATGAATCGCTTGGACTCACTAACGTTCACCATCGGTTGGTGCTTTATTACGGAAAAGGGTATGGCATCGACATCCACTCCTTTCCTAAGCAGGGGACAGTCGTTTCGGTGAGAATTCCGTTTCACAAATCGTATAACATTTCGTGA
- a CDS encoding extracellular solute-binding protein, which yields MKLMKTITGSLLALSLIAGCSSGNNGGNAPSVSTSSDAGKNSVRIPITMPAQYWGGPKWAEDHPTIKYLNEKFNVDIKLQLINGPEYEEKLKVMAASGSLPDFYKVYSDTYIAWQREGAFVDLTGELAKYKNLSAAFPMDLEAMKVLNPSGKLYGLPEISWTVRDSVQIRQDWLDNLGMKLPSTDEFTVDKFYEIAKAFAKQDPDKNGKNDTVGFAANNIAVRNAFGIANQWTKKDGKLIPHQMQVEEYKTYLAFMKKAYSEGVLDQDFVLRKSTEIEDLIKSNKLGLFTYHNNYIEIEGAVKKTFPDSKPVIVPMAPPAGPTGLRGNTNNAVGMIKVVINAKAGKEKIDRILQILDWWVTEEGTKVMKNGVEGIHYKKNAEGKYEITDKWEPEVPRHLNSNLFKRPGTDFNLYLWTSPAEVKRNEDYKALVEKYPWPNAAMGLEVYSETYKKKSADLNAKFQEAMYKIILGEPVESIEKASKDWLANGGEQIIKEINEAAVQK from the coding sequence ATGAAGCTAATGAAGACGATTACAGGATCCCTCCTGGCCCTTAGCCTGATTGCAGGTTGTTCATCGGGCAATAACGGTGGAAACGCACCGAGTGTAAGTACATCGTCAGATGCCGGAAAAAATTCAGTAAGAATCCCGATCACGATGCCCGCACAGTATTGGGGTGGTCCGAAATGGGCGGAAGACCACCCTACTATCAAGTATTTAAATGAAAAATTTAATGTTGACATTAAGCTTCAGCTTATTAACGGCCCTGAGTACGAAGAGAAGCTGAAAGTTATGGCAGCGTCGGGTTCTTTACCGGATTTTTACAAAGTATACAGTGATACCTATATAGCCTGGCAGCGTGAAGGCGCGTTCGTGGATTTAACGGGAGAACTAGCGAAATATAAGAACCTAAGCGCAGCTTTCCCGATGGATCTTGAAGCGATGAAAGTACTGAATCCGAGTGGAAAGCTGTACGGTCTCCCTGAAATTAGCTGGACTGTAAGAGATTCGGTGCAAATCCGACAAGACTGGCTGGATAACTTGGGGATGAAGCTTCCTTCCACAGATGAATTTACAGTCGACAAGTTCTATGAAATCGCCAAGGCGTTCGCGAAACAGGATCCTGACAAGAACGGCAAAAATGACACGGTCGGCTTTGCAGCCAATAACATCGCTGTCCGTAATGCATTCGGCATCGCAAACCAGTGGACCAAGAAAGATGGAAAGCTGATCCCGCACCAGATGCAAGTTGAGGAATATAAAACTTATCTTGCCTTCATGAAGAAGGCTTATAGTGAAGGCGTGTTGGATCAAGACTTTGTGCTTCGCAAGTCGACGGAAATTGAAGATTTAATCAAGTCGAATAAACTGGGTCTCTTTACGTACCATAACAATTACATTGAGATCGAAGGAGCGGTCAAAAAGACATTCCCGGATTCGAAACCGGTTATCGTTCCCATGGCTCCGCCTGCGGGACCTACGGGACTTCGCGGAAACACGAATAATGCGGTCGGCATGATCAAGGTGGTTATTAACGCGAAGGCGGGTAAGGAGAAGATCGATCGCATTCTTCAAATCCTTGATTGGTGGGTCACAGAGGAAGGTACGAAGGTCATGAAGAATGGTGTCGAAGGTATCCATTATAAGAAGAACGCAGAAGGCAAGTACGAGATCACCGATAAGTGGGAGCCTGAGGTGCCGCGCCACCTGAACAGCAATCTGTTTAAGCGTCCGGGTACGGATTTTAACCTCTATCTATGGACTAGCCCAGCAGAAGTTAAACGGAATGAGGATTACAAAGCCCTCGTCGAAAAATATCCGTGGCCGAATGCCGCTATGGGACTTGAAGTCTATTCGGAGACTTACAAGAAGAAAAGCGCTGATTTGAACGCAAAGTTTCAAGAAGCAATGTACAAAATTATTTTAGGTGAACCGGTCGAATCCATTGAAAAGGCTTCCAAGGACTGGCTTGCAAATGGCGGGGAACAAATCATAAAAGAAATCAACGAAGCAGCGGTACAGAAATAA
- a CDS encoding sugar ABC transporter permease, translating into MNQTVSHTNTAGARSIPLAKTKAKYLKRAFPFYLMIFPGLLYFLIFRYGPMFGLFIAFKDYSPFQGVWKSEWIGFDHFVRLFSESDFLLLLKNTLILNLLDIVIAFPFPILIAILLNEVRFKYFKNAIQTILYAPHFLSWVVIVGITMLFFRAQDGGVNMMLEALGYDRINLMTDQQYFRWVWLFHNIWQGAGWGAIIYLASIASIDPALYEAARVDGASRLRQIWHITLPSLKTVILIMLILRVGNFIDVGFEHIFLLQNPMNLQVSDVFETYVYRQGLVQGDFSYATAIGLFKSFVGLVMVLGANKIAKRFGEEGVY; encoded by the coding sequence ATGAATCAAACGGTATCACACACGAATACCGCAGGAGCCCGATCGATTCCTTTGGCGAAAACAAAAGCAAAGTACCTAAAACGAGCATTCCCGTTTTATTTGATGATCTTTCCGGGGCTGTTGTATTTCCTGATCTTTCGATACGGTCCGATGTTCGGTCTATTCATCGCATTCAAGGATTATTCACCGTTCCAAGGCGTATGGAAGAGTGAGTGGATCGGATTCGACCATTTCGTTCGATTATTCTCTGAGAGTGACTTCTTGCTCTTACTTAAAAACACATTAATTCTAAATCTTCTGGATATCGTAATTGCTTTCCCATTCCCGATTCTAATCGCAATTTTACTCAATGAAGTGAGATTTAAATACTTTAAAAACGCTATCCAAACCATTTTGTACGCGCCGCATTTTCTATCATGGGTCGTCATTGTAGGAATCACGATGTTATTCTTCCGAGCGCAAGATGGCGGCGTAAACATGATGTTGGAAGCTTTGGGATATGACCGCATCAATTTGATGACGGATCAGCAATATTTTCGCTGGGTTTGGCTATTTCACAATATTTGGCAGGGAGCTGGTTGGGGCGCGATTATTTATTTAGCGTCAATCGCTTCTATCGATCCAGCATTGTATGAAGCAGCCAGGGTGGATGGAGCAAGCAGGCTTCGCCAAATCTGGCATATTACCTTGCCATCGCTGAAAACCGTTATTCTGATCATGCTTATTCTGCGGGTTGGAAATTTTATCGATGTTGGCTTCGAACATATTTTCCTGCTGCAGAATCCAATGAACCTTCAAGTGTCGGACGTTTTTGAAACGTACGTATATCGCCAAGGACTTGTACAAGGCGATTTCAGTTATGCTACCGCGATCGGCTTGTTTAAATCCTTCGTAGGACTCGTAATGGTCTTAGGTGCGAATAAAATCGCGAAGCGGTTCGGAGAGGAGGGGGTGTATTAA